From a single Chitinivibrionia bacterium genomic region:
- a CDS encoding 4-phosphoerythronate dehydrogenase: MQIAIDKNILFAKEAFETLGEAQLFEQKDLTCENIRDFDALIVRSTTKIDENLLSGTNIKFVGSAVGGTDHIDTEYLQKADIAFSAATGCNSRSVAEYALTAIYAFCEKKGLLPQNQTVGIIGVGNIGGMLAEILKNLGIKTILNDPIREKTGEKGFSSLDFLAQNSDIITVHVPLTKSGEYKTQNLLDGKFFAKIKDGALLIQASRGTVCDEEALLKASPKMEAPVIDVWANEPDINIDLAKNCMFHTPHIAGHSFDGKINGTKMIYDACCAHFSKMPIFDFESKVFAKIETRTIEFGNSISEILLKCCPLDCDTRSFECILSEKDVENRKKMFKKLRQNYQKRLEFKHYSIKNAPEKLRNELEILGFNVLK, encoded by the coding sequence ATGCAAATCGCAATTGACAAAAATATTTTATTCGCAAAAGAGGCGTTTGAAACGCTTGGAGAAGCGCAATTATTCGAGCAAAAGGACTTAACTTGCGAAAACATTCGCGATTTCGACGCGTTAATTGTCCGCTCCACAACAAAAATCGACGAAAATCTGCTTTCGGGCACAAATATAAAATTCGTAGGAAGCGCGGTAGGCGGAACCGACCACATCGACACCGAATATCTGCAAAAAGCGGACATAGCATTTTCGGCGGCGACAGGCTGTAATTCAAGAAGCGTCGCCGAATACGCATTAACGGCAATTTACGCGTTTTGCGAAAAAAAAGGACTACTGCCTCAAAACCAAACAGTCGGAATTATCGGCGTCGGAAATATCGGCGGAATGCTTGCCGAAATCCTGAAAAATCTCGGAATAAAAACCATTCTCAACGACCCTATTCGCGAAAAGACAGGCGAAAAAGGATTTTCATCATTAGATTTCCTTGCTCAAAACAGCGACATTATAACCGTTCACGTCCCGCTGACAAAATCGGGCGAATACAAAACACAAAATCTGCTCGACGGCAAATTTTTCGCGAAAATCAAAGACGGCGCGCTCTTAATTCAGGCAAGCAGAGGCACGGTTTGCGACGAAGAAGCCCTTCTTAAAGCGAGCCCCAAAATGGAAGCGCCCGTAATCGACGTTTGGGCAAATGAACCCGACATAAATATAGATTTGGCAAAAAATTGTATGTTTCACACCCCGCATATCGCAGGACATTCGTTCGACGGAAAAATCAACGGAACAAAAATGATTTACGACGCGTGTTGCGCACATTTTTCAAAAATGCCGATTTTCGATTTTGAAAGCAAGGTTTTTGCAAAAATTGAAACGCGAACCATAGAATTCGGTAATTCGATAAGCGAAATTTTGCTGAAATGTTGCCCATTGGACTGTGATACGCGAAGTTTTGAGTGCATTTTGAGTGAAAAAGATGTCGAAAATCGCAAGAAAATGTTTAAAAAATTGCGGCAGAACTATCAAAAACGCCTTGAATTTAAGCATTACTCAATAAAAAATGCTCCCGAAAAATTGAGGAACGAGTTGGAAATCTTAGGCTTTAATGTTTTGAAATAG